acatggcctcctctactgccatgatgaggccaaattcaggttggaggaacaacatctcatataccgtttgggtagtctccagccccttggcatgaacgttgaattctccaatttccagtaattccctccctatcacattttcactctgcctcctcttctagctgcctatcacctctctcatgactctgccttcttctacgaCCCAtattgctttccccttacattccttcttcacctttcctgcctatcccctccctgcttcccctcccccaccccttgatctttcctctgattggtttttcacctggcaccttccaccctccccccaccttctttatagggctcctgcctctccttctttagtcctgacaaagggtctcagcccaaaacactgactgctcctttcaaccgatgctgcccgacttgctgagttcatccagcttgtttgtacgtgtttgcttatgtgagaatgctgttcttcgaccccagttcagtattcaacaccataattccccccAGGCTCGACCAGAacctcagagacctcggccttcaccctgccttgtgtagctggatcacggacttcctgtcagatcgccagcaggtggttagagcgggctccctcacctctgcccctctggccCTCAACACAGAAGCCCCTTAGGGCTGTGTTCTTATTCCTTTAATCTCTGtatacccacagctccaatctgctaactaaatttgctgGCGACTCTATATTGAtgggccttatctcaaataataatggggCAGCCTATAGAGAAGTCAtcatcctgacacagtggtgtcaagaaaacaactctccctcagtgtcacaaaaacaaaggaggacaagaggaagaatggagacagtacctccctcaatcacaggactctgcagagagtggtgcagacagcccagcgcatctgtagatgtgaacttcccactattcaggacatttagatAGACAGATGAATGAAGGATCACTGGGCTCCGAGTCAgcccaaccacaagctgttccagttgctaccatccaggaaatggtgtggcagcataaaagccaggaccaacagactctgggacagcttcttccaccaggccatcagactgattaattcacactgaaacAATTgtattctatgttatattgactctcctgttgtacatactatttattacaaatgactataaattgcacatttagacagggacatatcataaagatttttactcctcatgtatgtgaaggatgtaaaaaataaagtcaattcaattcaattcgtaccttgttatggccttgcaTCTTGCTGTCTACCTGCATTGTTCCACTGGACCTCATTGCATGTGTCAATATGAAACCAATTTACTAGGAAGCACTGGTCTAATTCAcattaattcccgggatggtgggactgtcatatgttgaaagattggagcgactgggcttgtatacactggaatttagaaagatgaggggggatctgattgaaacatataagattaataAGGGATGGGACACACTAgatgcaggaaacatgttcccgatgttgggggagaccagaaccagagggcacagtttaagaataaggggtaggtcatttagaatggagttcaggaaagacattttcacccagagagttttggatctatggaatgctctgcctcagaaggcagtggaggccaattctctggatgctttcaagaaagagttagatggagctcttaaagacagtggggagaaggcaggaacggggtactgatttttgacgatcagccatgatcacattgaatggtggtgctggctcgaagggccgaatggcctactcctgcacctattgtctattgtctggaATGTATACATCCCATTCCGTGCAGTAATCTCATTAATGAGAATACTCTGCCTAAAACTCACACCAACCTCTCCCTCCTTTATAGTAAGCATAGTAGTTTATTTCAGCAATAGTTGGAAAATAGCCTGACTTGTTAAGGTCACCAACCCAATTGAGGCAGTCCACGTGATTAAAGTGAAGTAAAGGTAAATATTAACCAGGAATGAAAAGTTTAGGCAGTGAAGGTTTTCTGCTGCTCCTTTCTCATCCCTAATCCCCCTCCCAATCaccactgtacaggtcctaccacTTCCCTAATGAATATCCAATGGCTGCCATTGTTCTGTTGGTGGTTGCAAAGGGTGACTGGAAACATGATCCAACAACAATTGGGAACGTTTTCGGAGATCTTTAACTTTAATCCTGGACAGATCTGGAAATCAGACTGTGAGACCAAACGGTTGACGGACATTTCAAAGAAGGACGGTGAGTGAAATACGTTAGATACACATGGGAAACAACGGAAATGAGTTCCAAACTGATTTATTAAGATTGGGGTAGTTTGTTTGGTAAAGTACTGTGTATCAAGGAGTAAATTAAAGATTTTATTAAATTACTCCATTGCAAGGGATTACTTTAAACTCTGGGAAATAACTGCGAAAATTAAGAAAAATATGTCATGTCAAAGGATTCTAAGACAGTGAAACCACTAGTTGGTTCATATTTTATATGAAAATGTAAATTACAGCCAATTTGTACACCTTGTAATAAGTTTGTTGTATACATTAAAATATACATAACAGTTGTTACAGGGATTCATTAAGTGCACCCATTCCCTTCCGGACTGAGCTTTAGACTCTCGTTCAGTTGATGTGCACCCATAGATGGTTAGTTTGTGATGTGAGGTACTCTATTGAAACAGAGTCATTCCCCACAAAACATATGCTGGCCTGTTCTACAAAGCCCATAATacattcaagattcaggattgcttaatgtcatttccagtacaaaagtgtaaaggagaacaaaataattgttactccaggtccaatgcagcacaaaaaaaacacaataagagaaAAGAAAgccataatttaaaaaaacaataaatatatatttagcttatatacatagattgtatgtccataaagtgccACAAGGCACAAGAGTGTCTGTACATGAGGTGAGACTGACAAGAAATAATAGAGTAATCATGGTGGTGGGAGGGTGGTGTTGATCAATCTTACTGCTTGAAGAAAGAAACTATTCTGAGTCATGGATAACCATAAGAACTTAAggcatggagcagaattagggcatttgttTCATACATtgtcctccatttcatcatggctgatttattttcgctCTCAATCCCAGtctccttgccttctccccataacttttgatgccctaactaatcaagaacctatcagcatcCACTTTAAATTGACCCACAAAACAGactctttttttgtatttttaaaaagagTACATTTCTACCCTCGAATCTCCCTTTGACTAAAGACAGTGGTAGGTAAAACTAGCAACAATTTAGAGCAATTTGGAATATGTATTCTATAAGTGGTGagttagagagcgagagagagaggacaggctCATTGACATGAAGCATTAACTGTttcaacacagatgctgcctgacctgatactTTCCTGCAATAATGTTCAGTTTTTATTTAAAACTAAGTATCTCTAGTTTTCTTTTTACCATTTAATTACAGTTTGATGTTGGTAACCATACACTAAACCAACATTCGAACATTAGAAAGTTTTTAACAAGAACGTGCCATTCGTCCCAAGTTCCTCTTCACGTAGcgtgttgaaataactattgaGCTTAGATTGGAAAGTCTCCAAGGTACTACTTTCAATTACAGTACGAGGTAGTTTGTTCCACGTGTCCACAACTCGCTGTGTAAGGAAGTATTtactgatgttagtctgaaatcttcCCATAATCAGTCTCTACCTATGACTCTGTGTGCTTGATGATGGATTAATTGAAGCAGCGTCTGCCAACCACGTTATTTAcacccttaatgattttgaatgcttctatcatgtctcctctcattctacatctACTTAGGCTAAAAGGATTTAAtcctttcaatctttcttcatagctcatacccgcagacctggaatgagtctagTTGCCCTTCTCTGGGCTGTCTTCAGTGCCTCACATCCCCCAcacaatatggagaccaaaattgcacacagcaTTCAAAATGTGGCCTCAGAAGTGCATTATACTGCTCAAGGAGAACATCTCTTGACTTGAACTCCACTGGGTGCATTATATAGCCCAACATTCTATCAGCCTTCCTAATCgcttctgtgcattgtctagatGTTGATTGTGATGTGTCTACCAGGACACCTATATTCTTCATATACAGTGTACTTTCTAACAAGACACCCCCATTGTTTATTTACATCTAATATATCTATTTCCtatatgtaatattttacatttactgacattaaatttcatctgccatttatttgacCACTTCTGAATTTTGCTTAGAGCTCACTGTATTGATTCTActgcctgaatgttatcagccTGCCCCCCTAAAACTTTATTTTTCCTGTATTTCTTATAAGGCTGTCTTTTCTTCAATAATCTTTTATGTATATAATTTGTTCATTCATGTAGTTGATGTACGGTTTTTATTGCTTCTCCCGACCTTGGGTATGAACATTTCCTGCACTGTGTGTATTACCTCTTTAAATCGACCACATTGTTCCTCAACTGACTCAACATCAAGCAGTTCCTTCCAGTTTACCTTCAGAAGTCTTTGTTGGATCTACACAAACATTAcctttctgaaattcaatttaatggCTTTGGTTTTTACTGATCTACTCTCGCAAAAAAAAACTTTGAGACTAACAATGTTATGTCACTTATTCCTGAAGGCTCAGCACCTTCCATACTCAAAATTCTATGCTGCTTGTTACAGAATATCAAATCTAGACAGGCCTCCCCTCTTGTTGGTGCATTAACATACTGGGTCAGAAAGCAATCATTCAATAACTCAATGAATTCACTTCCTGTAATCCATTAGTCACTCCCACTCAATATTTGGGTAATTAAAGTCAGCTGTAACTATAACATCACCCTTGGAATTTGTTTCACTGATAGAATTGTTTATTAAAATCACCATCAGGGGGTCTATAACATCAGGGTGTTATTCCTTTGTCCTTATAGCTTTCAATTCTCGCCCACTAAGTCTCAATTCATCTCCTGTCATAAGCAGCTTCATGTTTAAATTCTCTCTTATGTATATGGCTACTCCTCCACCTTTATGATCTTGCCTATCTTTCCTAAGTAAAGTATATCCTTTAATACTGTATTCATCACGATCCTTTGAGGTCATCCCGGTTTCAGTTATTGCTATTATATCAAACTTATACGCACTTGCATCAACCTTCACGTGCAAGTTCACATCACAATGCGCTGGTGAGAGGTCATCAACATACTCATGCAAACAGGCTGCAGTCCCTCAAGCAACACAACCTGGAGACTTTCCAATTATGTATCTAGGAAACTAGGGAAGCCTTATGTGCTACAGCTCCAAACCCTGCTCCAGGTTAAAGAATTTTCTCCTGCCCCACAACAAACTAGTATTTGGAATCCACGAAAGGCTGGCAAAGCACCAACCATTAACGAGGAGGTCTCCTAACAACTTCAGCCTGCTTAATGCCAAGATTAGCCTTACCGAGGAGGATCCGATTATGCATGCTCCAAAACTTCATACCAGTGAACTAATCTGCACCATTAAACAAAGCGAGGTAGGCCGCAATTTTAGTGTGTGTATTAGCTTTATTAAATAAAAAAAGGCTTAAAGGGTGGTCAAAGATACCTCATTATTAAGTCAATAAAATTTGgtgttttgatttatttccagcatctgcagattcactcgtgttacaaAACATTCTCTTCTATTTTAGCAAACACTTTGGAGGCCTGGTCCTTCTTAATCCAGGATAGTTACCAGGAAATAATGAATTGGTACTGCAACGTACACGAATGCTGTGAGTCAGGAGACTGTCGGCTAATCAACAACATTACAGGTTTGTAAATGAATTAATTTATAGTCTTATATGAATGGAGGGAGCGACACAGTAAACCTGAGCAGTAAATACCCTATTAATTGTAAGTTGTATGGGCTTTGATTCTGTTTTGTTCATATGATGTGGTGCTTGTTCCTTTCTTTGAGGTGATGTCAGGGACAGGGACAGTTTCCTGTTGACAACCTGCACAGAGAGCCTGACTGGTCTTACAGACAGCATGAGCTAAGGTCAGTTGGGTTGAACTGGAAATCCACACTGCTTCCACTCATGTTGCCAGCTTATCCAGAATACATCTCAAATGGACCAACCAATTCACTGATCTGAGTTGTCATTTATAAAATGCCTCATAAGACGTTGGAggagaattagtccattcaacccatcgagtctgctctgccatttcatcatgggtgatccctgatccctctcaaccccatacacctgccctctcaccatagcctttgaagccctgactgatcaggaaacgatcaacttccgccttaaatatatccatggacttggcctccactgcagtctggctgagcgttccacagattcactactctctagctaaaaaattcctccttacctctgttctaaaaggtcgcccctcaattttgaggctgtgccctctactcCCAGATACCcccaacacaggaaacatcctccctacatccGCCCTCTctggtcctttcaatattcaatctgtttcaatgagatccccacacattcttccaaattccagtgagtacaggcccaaacctgccaaacactcctcatatgttaacctcttcagtcctggaatcatcatcatgagcctcctctggactctctccaatgtcagcagatcctttctgagatagggggcccaagactgttgacaatactccaaatgtggcctgacccGTGTCTTACAAAgccttagcattatctccttgcttttatattctatttcccttgaaaataaatgccaactttcttcatcacagactcaacctgtaaattaactttctgggacaCCTCTTTGTCCCCCATTGTCCCCTCATCAGGATCATcttccagaggtccaatatcaaatgtcacctcccttttactctttatatataacTGTTTAGTtatctgttttatattattggctaatttgccctcatatttcatcttttctcttatagttttttagttgccttttgttgcattttaaaaacttcccaattatcCAACTTCCAACTCACTTTTGCTAACTTAtatatgtcctttccttggcttttatgcagttctcAACTTCCCTTCTCAggcatggttgcctacccctgccacttGAGAACTACAGTACTTCTTCtgagggacatatctatcctgcgccttgtgaactattcttagaaacttcagccatctctgctcaacCCTTTGATGACAGGGTTGACCAAGTTGAAGTTTCTGTGCTGGCTTATTCCCTTGCTCCCGCAAAAAAGTAGCTGGAAGTTCTTAAGAGGTACATCTACCCTGgaatttcaaactatttcttgtttgttaCAGGTTTTGAGTTCATGTGGTAAATAAATACCTCACTATTACCAGAATAATGATGCTTTGAGAAATACATCATTTAGATAGATACCTTAGGAATGGATTCACCTCTGAagtagaagtggaaaggtatcTCAAggtttgattttgtgttttctcACTAGGCCTTAGCCACGACCTGAACATAAAATTACATGGACAGCATCTGGCCAAAGAGGTTGTGATGAAAGCAGTGAAAGGTTTCATAGTAAACAAAAATCCCGAGAAAGCACTAGCCCTTTCCTTCCATGGATGGTCTGGCACCGGCAAGAACTTTGTGGCAAAAATGATAGCAGACAACCTGTACCGAGATGGACCAAGAAGCGAGTGTGTGCATTTCTATATTGCTCACTTCCACTTTCTACACGCCAGCCTGGTTGATTTTTACAAGGTAAGCAGTTCAGAAAGGGCTGATtggctctctgtctccctctaacACATTGTATGGCAGCTTAATCTCACCCAAACCTCAAAGATACGGGCTCTTTCTTGTCTTCGGTATCGTGGGTAGGATTTTCTCTTTGGTATCATAGAACTGGAAAAGACAAAAGCTTTCCCATTTCCTAATCTGAACACCAACAGGCTCAAAGGAGTTCAGGTGAATTATTCTGATTATTCCACCCTGCATGAGGGTGCATGTTGTAAGCAACATTCCAAAGAAGGAAGACATTGATAAAAGGTGGGAATTTTCAGTTATTTGTCTTTTCTTTCAGGCCGAGCTCCAGCAGTTCATTCTGACAGCTGTACAAAAATGCCAACAATCGTTGTTCATTTTTGATGAGGCAGAAAATCTGCACCAAGGCCTTATTGATGTCATCAAGCCTTACCTTGACCACCATGACCACGTGAATGGAGTGGACTTCAGAAAGTCTATCTTTATTTTCTTAAGGTAATTTCAAATAGTCATGGAACTTTAAAAAGGCAGGGTGCAGGACTATTGGACCCTGCTATTGGAGCTTAAGCCTTACAAAACAATTTTGAAGATGACTGCAAGTTCAATTGGCACCAAAAATGTAACTGTCAAAATCAGAACTGCTCTGCTGTGCTAACCAGGTCTAAGGGAGACCTTTACAGATTCTAGATCTACTGGTGGCATGTTGATCTGCTTTCTTCAAGTGTATTTGGTAGCTTTACGGATATGCTTCCAGTGGGATATCAGGATGAGCTATCTGCATGTGTGCGAAGTGACAATAATCTTAGTTCTGCtaaatattatttttaatatatttaaagtTTAGATTTTTTTCTCTAGCTTATGCATTTAGTCTGTTATTCCTGGCTGACTTCAGCCTCTCCATGTTAAGATTAATATACTCTACAGTtacagttagaccataagacatggagcagaattaggccatttggcccatcaactctgctccaccattcaataatggctgatcctttgttttctcctcctcaaccccatttcccagccttctcctcataacctttgaagccttgtccaatcaagaacattaatctctgacttaaatacatccaatggcctggcctccacaactggatgtggcaacaaatttctaGAAATTCACTAcacgctggctaaagaaatttctccgcttcTTTGTTTTGAGTGgacgcctctctatcctgagctgtgccctcttgtcttagactctcccaccatgggaaatgtccttttcacatctactctgcctaggtctttcaacattcaaattgTTTTTgggagatccccctcatccttctaaattccaacgagtacagacccagagccatcaaacgttccacgtatgataaccctttcattcctggaatcatccttctgaacctcctctggaccatttccaatgccagcacattgctTCTAAGATgagcagcccaaaactgttcacaatactcaaggtgaggcctcaccagtgccttataaagcctcagcatcacatccctgcttttatactctagacctcttgaaataaatgctaatattgtatttgccttcctcaccactgactcaacctgcaagttaacctttagagtgttctgcacaaggacccccaagtccctttgcatctcagatttttggattctctccccgtttagaaaatagtccatactattattatttctactaccaaagtgcatgaccatgcactttccaacattgtatattatttgccactttcttgcccattctcctaatctatctaagcccttctgcatcctacctgtttcctcaacactacctgccccttcaccaatcttcatatcattttcaaacttggcaacaatgccatttatttcatcatctaaatcatttatacacagcctaaaaagaagtggtccctttACTTTCTGCCTATTgaatttcaaattgaactcaatcatattgtgatcattagttcctaagggttcttttaccttaagctccctaatcgcctccagttctttacataacacccaatccaggatAGCTggtccctagtaggctcaacgacaaactgctctaaagcggtatctcttaggcattcaacaaactcactctagagatccatttccaacctaattttcccaattgatctgcatgttaaaatctcccatgactaccataacattgcccttttgagcCGTCTTTTCtacttcctgttgtaatctgtggtccacctcccagccactgctgggaggcctgtatataactgccaccagggtccttttacccttgcagtttcttaactcaacccacaaggattcagtatcttctgatccaatgtcacatctttctactgatttgatgccattctttaccatgCCTCCCCCTCTGTTTACTTCCTATTCTTccaatacaacatgtaaccttggacattcagcacccaactacaaccatccttcagccacgattcagtgatggcaatTTGTACCTGGCAAAATACCTGGCAatttgtaatagtgcaacaagatcatccaccttatttcttatactacacacactgagatacaacaccttgagttgTATTTGCTGCCTTTTTTGATTTTACATCCCTAATGTACTAATTCtcaccctgttggctgcaactatgtcccatcacctgcctgcccttcctgacagtctgactgcatgctatctttacttttttaccatccatcctactCTGAGTCccctcactctggttcccaccccctgagAAACTAGTTTAAAtgctccccaacagctctaacaaacctgcccatgagaatattgatCCCCCTCAGGCTCAGGTGCAACTTGTCACTTTCGAACAGGTCAtagctcccccagaagagatcccaatgatccaagaacctgaagcccagacccctgcaccagtttctcagcaacgcatttatctgccatatCGTCCTGTTTTTACCCTCACTggtatgtggcacaggcagcaatccagaaattaccaacctggaggtcctgcttcttagctttctacctagcttttcaggacctctttgcttttggttcctatatcattggtaccaatatgtacgaAGACATTTggatgctctccctccctctccaaaatgttgtggacgtgatctgagacgtccctgaccctggcacctgggaggcaacaaaaccatccaggtgtcctgttcatgtccacagaatctcctgtctgttcccctcactattgagtctcctatcactacctcgctcttcttctctctctttcccttctgcaccacggacccatgctcagCGCCTGTAACCCATTCGCCATGGCGTCCCCTGGGAGATCGTCCCCCAaaaaagtatccaaagtggtttacttatttttgaggggaatggccacaccTGTGCTATGTGTAAAGGTTAATATAACCTGAGCTGGTTACAAGGTAATTCCAGGTAACTTTTAAGCAGGTGAACGTACTGTAGCTCTGTGGCTCTGAGTGTCTACATGTTTAACGTGCTATACTGTAACTGAATGTCTGTATTCCATGTTCTGTTGGATTTAGGGAAAAGGCTTTCAGCTACAGTATTATTTAGACAATTCCTCATTTCATACTTTTTACAGTAAACAGAATCAAAGCAAATGACCTCAAAATTGCACAGATCAATATCTCTGAATAGCTATCAGCCTTGACAGGTGGTAACTGCCAACTCAAATCAAACTCACGATTGGTAAATGTTGCACAAAGATCAAATAGTAAAGTTTCAATGTCACAACGTTATTTAAAAATCTGTAGATGTGGAACTACACCGATCAATGTCATTGTAACTGATAGTGTGTGTTGCCCAGATAACCTGAGTTATGACCCATTCTCTCTAGAGACGTCCAGTAGAATGGTGTGTCCTGAAGTAGTTGCACATCTATTAGATTTTGCGTTGTCTTGCCCGACTATAATGTAAACTCCTGACTAACTAAAGAAgatctcagctgaggcagcaggGAGGAATTCAATGACTCCTGTAGGGAAATTAAAGAGTGAGGAATTTGACTGAATATCCAAACCATGCAAACTGTTGCACACAACCCATCAGAGCGTCATGGGAAAGGAAGAAAACCGACATGCAGCTGCAAGAGAATGAGTGTATGAAAATGCAGCCAAAGGGTTAAATTCCCTAGTGACAAGATAGGCAGGTTTAGGAATACAGGCAAGAAACACAGGACAAATGTTCAGCCATTAACCAAAGAGCTTGGAGGGAGGTGCAGAGTTCAAATGAGTTGGACAACTTTAGTCTTTGTGCGGTACTTAAGGTTGTCGAGAGAGTCATCCAAACAAAGGCCAGCAATGTAGGAGTTGAAGTGTTCAGGCAAGCGATAAGGTTAAGGAGTGTGAGGCAAACAGCTAAGATAGAGATTAAGTTAATGAAACGGGAGCTTCTGAGGTTGGAAAAGTTAAGAAAGGAAGGATGGCATCAAAGTAGGGACTGAAGGTATTATTGCATTGGAGGTGTAAAGCCAAGATCAGCGCTTAGCAAATGGAAAGCAACTGGAAAGCAAATGCTTGTgtgtgaatcacaaaaggttggtttgcaggtgcagcaggctatcaagaagacaaatggaatgttgaccttcgTTGCTAGAGGAATTGAACTCAAGAGTAGGGAGGTTATTCTGCAATtacacagggtactggtgaggcctcacctggactattgtgtgcagttctggtctccttacttgaggaaggatatactggctttggaggcggtgcagaggaggttcaccaggttgattccagagatgaaggggttagactCTGAGGAGagtttgagtcgcctgggactgtactcactggaattcaggagatcTTAGAGGATTATattaaattatgaaaggaatagataagatagaggcagggaaaTCGTTTCCACTGGCAGGTGAcaatagaactaggggacatcgcctcaagattcgggggagtagatttatggtggagatgaggaggaactgcttctcccagagagtggtgaatctgtggaattcgctgctgaagaagcagtggaggctacctcagtaaatatatttcagacaagtttggatagactTTCGCATAGTCGTGGAATTAAGGactatgaggaaaaggcaggaaggtggagatgagtccatggccagatcagccatgatcttattgaatggtggagcaggctcaatgggccagatggccgactcctgctcctatttcttatgctcttatgttcTAAATGGCCATTGAGACATGAGCTACAGATACAAACCAAAGAGGAAAGTCTTTGTCAAGTGGTAGCTGAACCAAGAATAGTTGAGGTTATCATTAATAAAGGTGCAAAGGTGGTCAGGCAACAAAGTAATATTGTTGAGTGATATTGGAACACCATTAACACATGATTGTGTTAGCATACAGACAGAAGGTAATGGCACACTTGTGAATATTGATAGCAAATGTTGTTTGGGCCAGCTATCTATCATCGTTTTGGTGAGAAAGCTGTATAAATCCTAGTAAAAGTGAAAATGGCTTTCTGCTTTCATCCTGGGGTTTCTACAATCTGTCAACATTCAGTGACATGGTCAAATTAATCCTGGAAGGAATCTTAGAAAAGCACAAAGGGTCAGAACACAGATATAGAGGAAGCTTTGAGG
The nucleotide sequence above comes from Hypanus sabinus isolate sHypSab1 chromosome 11, sHypSab1.hap1, whole genome shotgun sequence. Encoded proteins:
- the tor3a gene encoding torsin-3A; the encoded protein is MNIQWLPLFCWWLQRVTGNMIQQQLGTFSEIFNFNPGQIWKSDCETKRLTDISKKDANTLEAWSFLIQDSYQEIMNWYCNVHECCESGDCRLINNITGLSHDLNIKLHGQHLAKEVVMKAVKGFIVNKNPEKALALSFHGWSGTGKNFVAKMIADNLYRDGPRSECVHFYIAHFHFLHASLVDFYKAELQQFILTAVQKCQQSLFIFDEAENLHQGLIDVIKPYLDHHDHVNGVDFRKSIFIFLSNIGGRSISRVVLENWRAGRDREEITMEDLEYQIRREVATSKGGFARSGLVAENLIDFFIPFLPLEYKHVKLCVRDALHSRGIKYNIDILDEVAKGMLYFPKEENLFSAQGCKSVSQRVNLFLP